Proteins co-encoded in one Tautonia rosea genomic window:
- a CDS encoding F0F1 ATP synthase subunit C: MDNLGLVGMISIFTAGLTIGLGAIGPALGEGRAVASALSALAQQPDESNTITRTLFVGLAMIESTAIYCFVVSMILIFANPFWDYFTQQTAGG, from the coding sequence ATGGATAATCTAGGATTGGTTGGGATGATCTCAATCTTTACAGCCGGCTTAACGATTGGCCTGGGCGCGATAGGTCCCGCGCTTGGAGAAGGACGAGCGGTGGCGTCGGCACTCTCGGCGCTGGCACAGCAACCCGATGAAAGCAATACGATCACGCGAACCCTGTTTGTGGGACTTGCAATGATTGAATCTACTGCTATTTATTGCTTTGTTGTGTCGATGATTTTGATTTTTGCGAACCCATTCTGGGACTACTTCACGCAACAGACGGCGGGGGGCTAA